A single region of the Halopiger xanaduensis SH-6 genome encodes:
- a CDS encoding class I SAM-dependent methyltransferase, translating into MDVPKTVATALEDRPVEGAVCLEAGAGAGNTTAGLLTRGAARVYAVTNDREHARTTVNRVLEDEDGDDDNSADDRTDRLAVLEADLRKIPLPGDSVDLVTAHGLFNVLPPADLETVAAELTRVAAPGCHLVIDDYEPLPDDAAVRKLFALENAAAELTDGRPALTFYPAAVLRRLFAGYGWEFDRRRTLLEPVPWTEQHLSAHAAVVRERVDRLPDSSGVGETFLERADRLAESIGSESVGEMYSIAMRLPA; encoded by the coding sequence ATGGACGTCCCGAAAACGGTCGCGACCGCCCTCGAGGACCGACCGGTCGAGGGTGCGGTCTGTCTGGAAGCCGGTGCCGGCGCCGGGAATACGACGGCCGGACTGCTGACCCGCGGCGCGGCCCGCGTCTACGCCGTGACGAACGACCGCGAGCACGCGCGGACAACTGTTAATCGAGTACTCGAGGACGAGGACGGCGACGACGATAACAGCGCGGACGATCGGACCGATCGACTCGCCGTCCTCGAGGCCGACCTGCGGAAAATTCCGCTCCCGGGCGATTCGGTCGACCTCGTCACCGCCCACGGGCTGTTCAACGTGCTCCCCCCGGCCGATCTCGAGACCGTTGCCGCCGAGTTGACCCGGGTCGCGGCGCCGGGCTGTCACCTCGTGATCGACGACTACGAACCGCTGCCCGACGACGCCGCCGTCCGGAAACTGTTCGCCCTCGAGAACGCGGCCGCGGAGTTGACCGACGGTCGGCCGGCGCTGACTTTCTATCCTGCGGCGGTGCTGCGCCGGCTGTTCGCCGGCTACGGCTGGGAGTTCGACCGGCGGCGGACGCTGCTCGAGCCGGTGCCGTGGACCGAACAGCATCTCTCAGCCCACGCCGCCGTCGTTCGCGAGCGGGTAGACCGGCTGCCGGACTCGAGCGGGGTCGGCGAGACGTTCCTCGAGCGCGCCGACCGCCTCGCGGAATCGATCGGCTCGGAGTCGGTCGGCGAAATGTACAGTATCGCGATGCGGCTGCCGGCGTGA
- a CDS encoding DUF5815 family protein, whose protein sequence is MAEPRVPGSGTERRLELPCGETMDPHDVDLGMRDYSCACGDDHAVVTDAHPPSRFFPESLVTVLQETIETDDEFDRFGTPHLMGIALEEFPEKVVTYDASDDGAVGYAMLWVADFDSRRLHEIVVELVVELMEHAISHADDDAAISEFETQMLEFDVSEFVEQYRAQRNFESEHDRAI, encoded by the coding sequence ATGGCAGAGCCCCGCGTCCCGGGTTCCGGCACCGAACGGCGTCTCGAGCTTCCCTGCGGGGAGACGATGGACCCCCACGACGTGGATCTGGGGATGCGCGATTACTCTTGCGCGTGCGGCGACGACCACGCCGTCGTCACCGACGCCCACCCGCCGTCGCGGTTCTTCCCGGAATCGCTCGTGACCGTCCTCCAAGAGACGATCGAGACCGACGACGAGTTCGACCGGTTCGGGACGCCCCACCTCATGGGAATCGCCTTGGAGGAGTTCCCCGAGAAGGTCGTTACCTACGACGCCAGCGACGACGGCGCCGTCGGCTACGCGATGCTGTGGGTCGCCGACTTCGACTCGCGGCGACTCCACGAGATCGTCGTCGAACTGGTCGTCGAACTCATGGAACACGCGATCAGCCACGCCGACGACGACGCCGCGATTTCGGAGTTCGAAACGCAGATGCTCGAGTTCGACGTGAGCGAGTTCGTCGAGCAGTACCGCGCCCAGCGGAACTTCGAGAGCGAGCACGATCGAGCGATCTGA
- the carB gene encoding carbamoyl-phosphate synthase large subunit: MSTDTNGDRAGDGRKILLIGSGPIQIGQAAEFDYSGAQACRALQEEGAEVVLVNSNPATIMTDPEMADEVYIEPITTDAIAEIIKKENPDGVIAGLGGQTGLNVTAELAEEGVLDEYDVEIMGTPLDTIYATEDRDLFRQRMEKIDQPVPGSTTISLEEGEEVSELTEEDLRERVQAAVDEVGGLPVIARTTYTLGGSGSGVVHDFDELLQRVRKGLRLSRNSEVLITESIAGWVEYEYEVMRDADDSCIIICNMENIDPMGIHTGESTVVTPSQIVPDEGHQEMRTAALDVIRELGIQGGCNIQFAWRDDGTPGGEYRVVEVNPRVSRSSALASKATGYPIARVTAKVALGKRLHEIENEITGETTAAFEPAIDYVVTKVPRWPKDKFDDVDFELTTAMKSTGEAMAIGRTFEESLLKALRSSEYEPDVDWADVSDEELEEQYLERPSPDRPYAMFEAFDRGYTTEEVVDLTGIFEWYTERYKRIAESTRAAQEGDFTEAAIAGRTNATIAAAAGADVDTVEQEVPGRTYKQVDTCAGEFEAETPYYYSSRKNEFESGPLKGDAAAGELEVDRDVESVIVVGGGPIRIGQGVEFDYCSVHAVRALRELGIDAHVVNNNPETVSTDYDTSDGLFFEPITAEEVADVAEATGADGVMVQFGGQTSVNIGEPLEDELERRGLDCEIMGTSVEAMDLAEDRDRFNALMDELEISQPDGGTAFSKEEALQLAHDIGYPVLVRPSYVLGGRAMDIVYSDEELETYIEEAVRVSPDKPILVDDFLEDAVELDVDAVSDGRDVLIGGIMEHVESAGVHSGDSACMIPPRSLDADTLARVREVTEDIAEGLKTKGLLNVQLAVTGVHDPDAEPEVYVLEANPRSSRTVPYVSKATGVPIAKLAAKVMAGETLSSLEAQEQIPEHTSIKEVVLPFDRLPGSDPRLGPEMKSTGEVMGTAGDFGTAYWKAQQAAHNDVSEGTAVVDLDVDGFEEHFDIAEFDDVPQAIREGKVDFVVSRDRDSLEMAVEEEIPYLSTEASAEAYVEALESFEGELEVDTVSDRPKRVAEWGGGELQ; the protein is encoded by the coding sequence ATGAGTACGGACACTAACGGAGACCGTGCAGGGGACGGACGCAAAATCCTCCTGATCGGGAGCGGCCCGATCCAGATCGGGCAGGCCGCCGAATTCGACTACTCCGGCGCGCAGGCCTGCCGGGCGCTCCAGGAGGAAGGCGCCGAGGTCGTCCTCGTCAACTCCAACCCGGCGACGATCATGACGGACCCGGAGATGGCCGACGAGGTGTACATCGAGCCGATCACGACCGACGCCATCGCCGAGATCATCAAGAAGGAGAATCCCGACGGCGTCATCGCCGGCCTCGGCGGCCAGACCGGGCTCAACGTCACCGCCGAACTCGCCGAGGAAGGCGTCCTAGACGAGTACGACGTCGAGATCATGGGGACGCCGCTTGACACGATCTACGCGACCGAGGACCGCGACCTCTTCCGCCAGCGCATGGAGAAGATCGACCAGCCGGTCCCCGGCTCGACCACTATCTCGCTCGAGGAGGGCGAGGAGGTCTCGGAGCTGACCGAGGAGGATCTCCGCGAGCGCGTCCAGGCGGCCGTCGACGAGGTCGGCGGCCTGCCGGTCATCGCCCGCACCACCTACACGCTGGGCGGCTCCGGGTCGGGCGTCGTCCACGACTTCGACGAACTCCTCCAGCGCGTCCGCAAGGGGCTGCGCCTCTCGCGCAACAGCGAGGTGCTGATCACCGAGTCCATCGCGGGCTGGGTCGAGTACGAGTACGAGGTCATGCGCGACGCCGACGACTCCTGTATCATCATCTGTAACATGGAGAACATCGACCCGATGGGCATCCACACCGGGGAGTCGACGGTCGTCACGCCCTCCCAGATCGTCCCCGACGAGGGCCACCAGGAGATGCGCACCGCCGCGCTCGACGTCATCCGCGAACTTGGGATTCAGGGCGGCTGTAACATCCAGTTCGCGTGGCGCGACGACGGCACTCCGGGCGGCGAGTACAGGGTCGTCGAGGTCAACCCGCGCGTCTCCCGTTCCTCGGCGCTGGCCTCGAAGGCGACCGGCTACCCGATCGCCCGCGTGACCGCGAAGGTCGCGCTCGGCAAGCGCCTCCACGAGATCGAGAACGAAATTACGGGTGAGACCACGGCTGCGTTCGAGCCCGCGATCGACTACGTGGTTACGAAGGTCCCGCGCTGGCCCAAGGACAAGTTCGACGACGTCGACTTCGAACTGACGACGGCGATGAAGTCGACCGGCGAGGCGATGGCCATCGGCCGCACCTTCGAGGAATCGCTGCTGAAGGCACTCCGTTCGTCGGAATACGAACCCGACGTCGACTGGGCTGACGTCTCGGACGAGGAACTCGAGGAACAGTACCTCGAGCGCCCCTCCCCTGACCGCCCGTACGCGATGTTCGAGGCCTTCGACCGCGGCTACACCACCGAGGAGGTCGTCGACCTGACCGGCATCTTCGAGTGGTACACCGAGCGCTACAAGCGCATCGCCGAATCGACCCGCGCCGCCCAGGAGGGCGACTTCACCGAGGCCGCGATCGCCGGCCGCACGAACGCGACGATCGCCGCGGCCGCCGGCGCCGACGTCGACACCGTCGAGCAGGAGGTCCCGGGCCGCACCTACAAGCAGGTCGACACCTGCGCCGGCGAGTTCGAGGCCGAGACGCCCTATTACTACTCCTCGCGCAAGAACGAGTTCGAGTCCGGCCCGCTGAAGGGCGACGCCGCGGCGGGCGAACTCGAGGTCGACCGCGACGTCGAGAGCGTGATCGTCGTCGGCGGCGGCCCGATCCGCATCGGGCAGGGCGTGGAGTTCGACTACTGTTCGGTCCACGCGGTCCGCGCGCTCAGGGAGTTGGGAATCGACGCCCACGTCGTCAACAACAACCCCGAAACGGTCTCGACGGACTACGACACCTCCGACGGGCTGTTCTTCGAGCCCATAACCGCCGAAGAGGTCGCCGACGTCGCCGAGGCGACCGGCGCCGACGGCGTGATGGTCCAGTTCGGCGGCCAGACGTCGGTCAACATCGGCGAACCGCTCGAGGACGAACTCGAGCGCCGCGGGCTCGACTGCGAGATCATGGGCACCTCCGTCGAGGCGATGGACTTAGCCGAGGACCGCGACCGCTTCAACGCCCTGATGGACGAACTCGAGATCTCCCAGCCCGACGGCGGGACGGCCTTCTCGAAGGAGGAGGCGCTGCAACTCGCCCACGACATCGGCTACCCCGTGCTCGTGCGTCCCTCCTACGTGCTGGGCGGCCGCGCGATGGACATCGTCTACAGCGACGAGGAACTCGAGACCTACATCGAAGAGGCCGTCCGCGTGAGTCCGGACAAGCCGATCCTCGTGGACGACTTCCTCGAGGACGCCGTCGAACTGGACGTCGACGCCGTCTCGGACGGCCGCGACGTGCTCATCGGCGGCATCATGGAACACGTCGAGAGCGCGGGCGTCCACTCCGGCGACTCCGCCTGTATGATCCCGCCGCGCTCGCTGGACGCGGACACGCTGGCCCGCGTCCGCGAGGTCACCGAGGACATCGCCGAGGGCCTGAAGACGAAGGGACTGCTGAACGTCCAGCTCGCCGTCACGGGCGTCCACGACCCCGACGCGGAGCCCGAGGTCTACGTCCTCGAGGCGAACCCGCGCTCCTCGCGCACCGTGCCCTACGTCTCGAAGGCGACCGGCGTCCCGATCGCCAAGCTCGCTGCGAAGGTCATGGCCGGCGAGACCCTGAGCAGCCTCGAGGCCCAGGAGCAGATCCCCGAGCACACCTCGATCAAGGAGGTCGTCCTGCCGTTCGACCGCCTCCCGGGCTCTGACCCGCGTCTCGGTCCCGAAATGAAGTCGACCGGCGAGGTCATGGGTACGGCCGGCGACTTCGGCACGGCCTACTGGAAGGCCCAGCAGGCCGCGCACAACGACGTCAGCGAGGGTACCGCGGTCGTCGACTTGGACGTCGACGGCTTCGAGGAGCACTTCGACATCGCCGAGTTCGACGACGTTCCGCAGGCGATCCGCGAGGGGAAGGTCGACTTCGTGGTCAGCCGCGACCGCGACTCCCTCGAGATGGCCGTCGAGGAGGAGATTCCGTACCTCTCGACGGAGGCCAGCGCCGAGGCCTACGTCGAGGCGCTCGAGAGCTTCGAGGGCGAACTCGAGGTCGACACGGTCAGCGACCGTCCGAAGCGCGTCGCCGAGTGGGGCGGCGGCGAACTGCAGTAA